In Lolium rigidum isolate FL_2022 chromosome 7, APGP_CSIRO_Lrig_0.1, whole genome shotgun sequence, the DNA window ACTTCAGTACGAATTCCCAGATTGGAGCTTCGAGTTTAAACTTCCTCTGAATATATTGTTTCCTGAACATGCTATCGGGCTTATCATACTCTTGGATACTCACTGGTGGATGAAGAGCTCCAATATTTTGGACAATGGGTACTGGACGGTCTAGGGATCTCTCAAGGAACTAAAGCTGCAACACCATCGTCGACATCTTGACAACAAAGATTTCTACTAGCTACTGTAGTAGGTGGTACATTACCACTTGAGTGACCTGAATGGCTGAATTTTAATTCATCTTGTCACACGAATATGCTCTGGAACGTGATCCAATGAAAGGTTTATTATACTGCTACTAGTTGACTTACAGTTTGCTCTCAATTAGTGTGTCCGTATGTATGACTTTGCTCTGTCAATCATTGATGCTTCGATTAACTGTCGCATGTGGCTGACAAGTGAGTATTTGACACACATGGTAGTGGCTCACCTATCATGATTTCCAAGTCAATCAAGTAGTAACTAATTTCTGTAATCGTACATAGCAATCTGTAACTGATGACACTCTGTAATCGTGTACATTTCTTCTTCTGAATGTCAAGCAAACGAGCACGCTAGCAGTAGGGCTAAGGCTAACCAAGCTActtcggcccggcccggcccggcccatgACCCATGAGTAGCCTCATCCGCTTCCtcttctccctcgccgccgccatcgccgcggcctccctcctcgccgcctccctccgccgccgcgcgcagCCGTCCCGCCTCCCCGACCTGTTGAATCCCGGAACCATGGCGGCCCGCAACCGGAGCTTCGTGCTGTGGCTGCACGGCCTCGGCGACTCCGGCCCCGCCAACGAGCCCATCCGCACCTTCTTCACCGCGCCGGAGTTCCGCCTCACCAAGTGGGCGTTCCCCTCAGCCCCCAACGCCCCCGTCTCCTGCAACCGTACGCATCCGGCTATTCCTCGTCTCTCCCACCATTACAACCTCATCGAATTTCAACTTTTACTTTTTTGCGGGGGTCATCGAATTTCAACTTAACATCACCTAATTTCGAAGATTCTTTTTTTTAGACGAACTGAAGATTCTTTTTCATCTTGCAGATGGCGCTGTGATGCCCTCTTGGTTCGATATCCACGAGCTACCCATGAGCCCTGTGAGTTCACTCACTCATTCACTCACCCACACTTTTATAAGCAGCCGAGACATTGTTAGACATTCATCTGACCCGAATCTGTAACGAGCAGGGTTCGCCACAAGACGAGAGTGGCGTTCTGAAGGCTGTGGAGAATGTGCACGCCATGATCGACAGGGAGGTAGCTGCTGGCATTCATCCCGACAACATATTCGTCTGTGGGTTCAGTCAAGGAGGTAGGAATGGTGCACTCTGCTGGATGTTTACCATGAGGGCAAAGTTTTGTGCTCTGAACTACTCCATATAAGTATCGCCATCGTGTGCCGGACTGCAGGTGCTTTAACTTTAGCAAGTGTTTTGCTCTATCCGAAGAAGCTAGGTGGTGGTGCGGTGTTCAGTGGCTGGGTGCCTTTTGGTTCGTCTCTGATTGAGAGAGTTTCTGCTGAAGCAAGGAAGGTATGTGACAGTGTCATCCGTTGATGCATTCTGCTTAGTTTAGCGTATGATCACAACGTttgaggaaactcggatttatacTATAGGTTGCTTAAAATTGAACGACTAGTTGACAAGAGATGTGGTTGGTGATGTTTATGTCCTGCCTTGTCATCGCCCTTTGAGTGAAAATATTTTTTCTTATGCATCTGAACAATGCTAGAATTCGGTCTACACTGGTATGGCCGTACCTAGGATCCATCGTCtaatgatttttcattttttgttgcaTTGTGTATACACCTGGTACAAAACCATGTAGTTATTCCACTTATTCTTGATCAACATGAGCATACTCAACAACTGAATTATGAAGGTATTTTTTTGGCACTTCATGTATCGGATAACAATAATGTACTGATCTGAATATTCCCAATTGACAATCACTCTACATGAACTTCAGGTGTTTCCTAGTAGCTGCTTGAAACTTAATATCCAGTGTTGCCTCTTAAAGGTGAAATGTTGCAGTGTCCCTACTATGATCCAACCTTAAATATAAATTATCACATTTAGGAGGAAGAAGTTAAGGTTGCCCCCCTTAGAACCTAGAAAGTATGGCAGGGCAAATTGGCTATTTTAGGAAGAAGTCTATGGGATAATAAATCATACCTCtaattttgtatttttaacaCTCAACTAGGATGTTATTGTACACAAAATTGATAAGTAACCCTATACCTTGAAGGGTGCCATCAGCAATTTTAGAAACATGTGGGTGATATGATGTCTGATTTAACCTATTACATCGAGCAGTACTAAGTCTTTGTGCTGATATCATGTAGCATTGACTTTTCTGAACAAGAACGTATGGACGAAAAACAAGGAGATTTCAGTCGTTTTTAAACATGCTTAATGCAATTAGCTTGATGGATTGAAGGACGCACTTGCCTAAAAATTTAGTAAACTTCGAAGAGTGTTAGATGAACCTTTCAATACATGGGTaggagtttagaagtgaatttgaAATATTTACAAGACCATTCGTTTTGTTCGGCTGAAATTTATTCCCTGAACTTTTCAGACACCTATTCTGTGGTCACATGGAGTGGCTGACAGAGTGGTATCATTTGAAGCTGGTCAAGCTGGCCCTCCATTTCTGCAAAGTGCTGGTATGAGTTGTGA includes these proteins:
- the LOC124675921 gene encoding probable carboxylesterase Os04g0669500, whose product is MSSLIRFLFSLAAAIAAASLLAASLRRRAQPSRLPDLLNPGTMAARNRSFVLWLHGLGDSGPANEPIRTFFTAPEFRLTKWAFPSAPNAPVSCNHGAVMPSWFDIHELPMSPGSPQDESGVLKAVENVHAMIDREVAAGIHPDNIFVCGFSQGGALTLASVLLYPKKLGGGAVFSGWVPFGSSLIERVSAEARKTPILWSHGVADRVVSFEAGQAGPPFLQSAGMSCEFKAYPDLGHSIATEELTSLQAWIKGRLKASQDKES